A section of the Bacillus sp. HSf4 genome encodes:
- the pruA gene encoding L-glutamate gamma-semialdehyde dehydrogenase: MTTPYKHEPFTNFGIEENRTAFEKALETVKNEWLGQSYPLVIDGERFETEDKIISINPANKEEVVGSVSKATQDHAEKAIQAAATAFETWRYTDPEERAAVLFRAAAKVRRLKHEFSALLVKEAGKPWNEADADTAEAIDFMEYYARQMIELAKGKPVNSREGERNQYVYTPTGVTVVIPPWNFLFAIMAGTTVAPIVTGNTVVLKPASAAPVIAARFVEVLEESGLPKGVVNFVPGSGAEVGDYLVDHPKTSIITFTGSREVGTRIFERAAKVQPGQTHLKQVIAEMGGKDTVVVDEDCDVELAAQSIFQSAFGFAGQKCSAGSRAVVHEKVYDEVLKRVIEITESKKVGEPDSADVYMGPVIDQASYNKIMDYIEIGKQEGRLVSGGKGDDSKGYFIDPTIFADLDPKARLMQEEIFGPVVAFSKVSSFDEALEVANNTEYGLTGAVITKNRDHINRAKQEFHVGNLYFNRNCTGAIVGYHPFGGFKMSGTDSKAGGPDYLALHMQAKTISEMF, translated from the coding sequence ATGACAACACCTTACAAACATGAACCATTTACAAATTTCGGGATCGAAGAAAACCGGACGGCATTTGAAAAAGCGCTGGAAACGGTAAAAAATGAATGGCTGGGTCAGTCCTATCCTCTTGTTATCGATGGAGAAAGATTTGAAACAGAAGACAAAATCATTTCGATCAACCCGGCAAACAAAGAAGAAGTTGTGGGAAGCGTATCAAAAGCGACTCAGGATCATGCTGAAAAGGCCATCCAAGCGGCTGCAACGGCGTTTGAGACATGGAGATATACAGATCCTGAAGAAAGAGCGGCTGTTTTATTCCGAGCGGCTGCAAAAGTGCGCCGCCTGAAACATGAATTTTCAGCGCTGTTAGTCAAAGAAGCGGGAAAACCATGGAATGAAGCGGATGCGGATACGGCGGAAGCGATTGACTTTATGGAATATTACGCACGTCAAATGATTGAGCTGGCGAAAGGAAAACCTGTCAACAGCCGTGAAGGCGAGCGAAATCAATATGTATATACACCGACTGGGGTAACGGTTGTGATTCCGCCTTGGAACTTCCTTTTTGCCATTATGGCGGGAACGACAGTGGCGCCGATCGTAACTGGAAACACGGTTGTTCTGAAGCCGGCGAGCGCAGCGCCAGTTATTGCCGCAAGATTCGTTGAAGTGCTTGAAGAAAGCGGCCTGCCAAAAGGTGTCGTCAACTTTGTTCCGGGAAGCGGCGCTGAAGTCGGAGATTACCTTGTTGATCATCCGAAAACAAGCATCATCACGTTCACCGGCTCAAGAGAAGTCGGAACGCGCATTTTTGAGCGTGCAGCGAAGGTTCAGCCTGGTCAGACGCATTTAAAACAAGTCATCGCGGAAATGGGCGGAAAAGATACGGTTGTCGTTGATGAAGACTGTGATGTTGAATTAGCTGCACAATCCATTTTCCAATCCGCATTCGGATTTGCCGGTCAAAAATGTTCAGCGGGTTCGCGCGCTGTCGTTCATGAAAAAGTATATGACGAAGTGCTGAAGCGTGTTATCGAAATTACAGAATCCAAGAAAGTCGGAGAGCCTGACAGCGCGGACGTTTATATGGGACCTGTCATCGATCAGGCTTCCTACAACAAGATCATGGATTATATCGAAATCGGCAAACAGGAAGGCCGCCTGGTCAGCGGAGGAAAAGGTGATGATTCAAAAGGATATTTCATCGATCCGACGATCTTTGCCGACTTGGATCCAAAAGCGCGCTTGATGCAGGAAGAAATCTTCGGTCCTGTCGTTGCCTTCTCAAAAGTAAGCAGCTTTGATGAAGCGCTGGAAGTGGCCAACAATACAGAATATGGATTGACGGGAGCGGTCATCACGAAAAACCGCGATCATATCAACCGGGCAAAACAAGAATTCCATGTAGGAAATCTGTATTTCAACCGCAACTGTACAGGTGCGATTGTCGGCTACCATCCGTTTGGCGGATTTAAAATGTCAGGTACGGATTCAAAAGCGGGCGGACCGGATTATCTGGCTCTCCACATGCAGGCAAAAACAATCAGCGAAATGTTCTAA
- a CDS encoding MarR family winged helix-turn-helix transcriptional regulator, with protein sequence MNMEELIEAMNQDWTDIYYNLHHTHDDSLSHQAVRLLQHIEKKQYVTIGELARLLDVSHNTASEHVKRLIQKKLVLKKRDNKDERKVYVTLSAEGEAAVKRHTRLDPQKLQMVLQHLNEEEIGLVKTAFSMLSREAKSCF encoded by the coding sequence ATGAATATGGAAGAACTCATTGAAGCGATGAATCAAGATTGGACAGACATATACTACAATTTGCACCATACACATGACGACAGCTTGTCCCATCAGGCTGTTCGATTGCTTCAACATATCGAAAAAAAGCAATATGTCACAATCGGCGAATTGGCCAGACTGTTGGATGTGTCCCATAATACCGCGTCAGAGCATGTGAAACGGCTGATTCAAAAAAAGCTTGTTCTTAAAAAGAGGGACAATAAAGATGAACGAAAAGTTTATGTCACATTGTCCGCAGAAGGCGAAGCCGCGGTAAAGCGGCACACCCGCCTTGATCCGCAAAAACTGCAAATGGTCCTTCAGCACTTGAATGAGGAGGAAATCGGATTGGTGAAAACAGCATTTTCTATGTTAAGCCGGGAGGCCAAGTCATGTTTCTGA
- a CDS encoding NAD(P)H-dependent oxidoreductase — translation MKNILIINGHEAYPHARGQLNHTIFTAMADKLGEKYDIKKTVVADGYDIPEEHEKFKWADVVIYQTPIYWFSLPALFKKYIDEIYEYGLFYKGTEDYGRGGLFTDKQYMFSTTWNAPQEVFSKEGTFFEGKSLDEALFHLHKMQEFVGMKPLKTFSVHDVISHPNIDQYLKDLDAHLKEVFAI, via the coding sequence ATGAAAAACATTTTAATCATCAACGGACATGAAGCTTACCCGCATGCGAGAGGCCAGCTGAATCATACGATCTTCACAGCAATGGCTGACAAACTGGGCGAAAAATATGATATTAAAAAAACAGTTGTTGCCGATGGATATGACATCCCGGAAGAGCATGAAAAATTTAAATGGGCCGATGTCGTGATTTATCAGACGCCGATTTACTGGTTCAGCCTGCCGGCATTATTTAAAAAGTACATTGATGAGATCTACGAATACGGGCTTTTCTACAAAGGAACGGAAGATTACGGACGAGGCGGCTTATTTACGGATAAACAGTACATGTTTTCCACAACATGGAATGCACCTCAAGAAGTATTCTCGAAAGAGGGGACCTTCTTTGAGGGGAAAAGTCTTGATGAAGCTTTGTTCCATCTTCACAAGATGCAGGAATTTGTCGGCATGAAGCCATTAAAAACATTTTCTGTACATGATGTCATCAGCCATCCGAATATCGATCAGTATCTTAAAGATCTTGATGCACATTTGAAAGAGGTATTTGCAATATGA
- a CDS encoding acetylxylan esterase, translated as MQQPYDLPLEQLYTYKPERTALEDFKDFWKDALAELGSEKAEPQLEPHDYPADGVKVYWLTYRSIGGARIKGWYAVPDSKGPHPAIIKYHGYNASYDGNVHDIVNWALHGYAAFGMLVRGQNMSEDTSVSPHGHVPGWMTKGILDPKTYYYRGVYLDAVRAVEVVSGFAEVDEKRIGVIGASQGGGLAIAVSALSDIPKAAVSEYPYLSNFQRAIDTAIDQPYLEINSFFRRNSSPEVEQTAMNTLTYFDIMNLAESVKAPVLMSIGLVDTITPPSTVFAAYNHLNTDKDLKVYRYFGHEYIPAFHMEKLAFLKEHLK; from the coding sequence ATGCAGCAGCCATACGATTTACCGCTTGAGCAGCTATATACATATAAACCGGAACGGACGGCTTTGGAGGATTTTAAAGATTTCTGGAAGGATGCCCTCGCAGAACTAGGTTCGGAGAAAGCAGAACCACAGCTTGAACCGCACGATTATCCGGCTGATGGCGTAAAAGTCTATTGGCTTACATACCGGAGCATCGGGGGAGCGCGAATAAAAGGGTGGTACGCCGTTCCGGACAGCAAGGGGCCTCATCCTGCCATCATCAAATACCACGGCTATAATGCCAGCTATGACGGGAATGTCCATGACATTGTCAATTGGGCCCTTCATGGCTACGCGGCGTTTGGCATGCTTGTCCGCGGCCAGAACATGAGTGAAGATACAAGCGTATCCCCTCACGGACATGTGCCGGGCTGGATGACAAAAGGGATTCTTGATCCGAAAACATATTATTATAGAGGTGTTTACCTTGACGCCGTAAGAGCGGTCGAGGTCGTCAGCGGATTTGCCGAAGTCGATGAAAAGCGAATCGGCGTGATCGGCGCAAGCCAGGGCGGCGGACTGGCCATCGCGGTTTCCGCACTGTCCGATATTCCAAAAGCAGCCGTTTCTGAATATCCGTATTTAAGCAACTTTCAGAGAGCCATCGATACAGCAATCGACCAGCCATATCTTGAAATCAATTCCTTTTTCAGAAGAAACAGCAGCCCTGAGGTTGAACAGACAGCGATGAACACCCTGACATATTTCGATATTATGAATCTTGCGGAATCGGTAAAAGCCCCCGTGCTGATGTCGATCGGTTTGGTCGATACGATCACACCGCCGTCAACCGTCTTTGCGGCATACAATCATTTAAACACGGATAAGGACTTGAAAGTGTACCGTTACTTTGGACATGAATACATCCCCGCTTTTCACATGGAGAAGCTGGCCTTTTTGAAAGAGCATTTGAAATAA
- a CDS encoding AAA family ATPase: protein MFLKKLTVLHEKIPSYSTYPFSIPALQSLKELAFQKDVTFFVGENGSGKSTLLEAIADKCEFNTAGGGRNNTYEVHASGSALGDYIRLSWLPKVTNGFFLRAESFYHFASHIDEVDSNGFIDYGGRSLHEQSHGESFLSLFKHRFKGKGIYLLDEPEAALSPARQLAFLRILHDLTRDKQAQFIIASHSPILLGYPEAQIFSFDGEHIQEVSYEDTDHYSLTKYFLQHRKKLLTELFEEDD from the coding sequence TTGTTTTTAAAAAAACTGACTGTCCTTCACGAAAAAATCCCTTCCTATTCAACATATCCTTTTTCAATTCCTGCGCTTCAATCGCTTAAAGAACTTGCATTTCAGAAAGATGTCACTTTCTTTGTCGGTGAAAACGGCTCCGGGAAATCGACCCTGCTGGAAGCGATTGCGGATAAATGCGAATTTAACACGGCCGGCGGGGGAAGGAATAATACATATGAAGTTCATGCGTCCGGATCTGCTCTTGGGGACTATATCAGACTGTCCTGGCTTCCCAAAGTGACAAACGGCTTTTTTCTCAGGGCCGAGTCCTTCTATCATTTTGCTTCACATATTGATGAAGTGGACAGCAACGGTTTTATTGATTACGGAGGCCGGTCTCTTCACGAGCAGTCACACGGCGAATCATTTTTATCGCTTTTCAAGCACCGTTTTAAAGGAAAAGGCATCTATCTTCTTGATGAGCCGGAAGCCGCTTTATCTCCGGCAAGACAGCTTGCTTTTTTAAGAATTCTCCATGATCTGACACGGGATAAACAAGCCCAGTTCATCATCGCCTCCCATTCTCCGATTTTGTTGGGGTATCCTGAAGCACAAATCTTCAGCTTTGATGGCGAACATATTCAGGAAGTCAGCTATGAAGATACCGATCATTATAGTCTCACAAAATATTTCCTTCAGCATCGAAAAAAGCTTTTGACCGAACTGTTTGAAGAAGATGATTGA
- a CDS encoding PucR family transcriptional regulator: MEELLEQVVSLSNINEIIDFISDELKKPVILESADFFLLAYNSYYINHFDAANQQTIFSKKCPLPIFEKFVEEGIIDQLKTIPTPFRVKQIEEIGLNQRVVVSAKHKDEIMGYIWIQEIENDLSDEELDFLYQASFHVGKIIYKKKRLKQEKEEEAEELYKRAINDQFQTEKELKAAADKAGVVLPSVFTVMVLQVVDGEDELLDDLKETIRSYLNLKDNISHVIEDHSNIAIIVGSVSRKRSALAAASELINRLLTHLRSQMLPLIFIGVGNEYSSMLSLGKSYREALQVTKAAEITGSQEHIPYEYQKLGLFRYLDQIAAKNDHLQYVNSDLMLLKEKDKESHTEFLRTLEIYLVNNCKVKPSAEQLFIHQNTLNYRIKQILDMTSIDLNDFNTRCQLFIDLMLMKKAGYKS; the protein is encoded by the coding sequence ATGGAAGAGCTATTAGAACAAGTTGTTTCTCTTTCAAATATTAATGAGATCATTGATTTTATCAGCGATGAGTTGAAAAAACCGGTCATTTTGGAAAGCGCGGATTTTTTCCTATTAGCCTACAACTCCTATTATATAAACCATTTTGATGCAGCAAACCAGCAAACGATTTTCTCCAAAAAATGTCCGCTTCCGATATTTGAAAAATTTGTCGAAGAAGGTATCATAGATCAATTGAAAACCATTCCGACTCCTTTTCGGGTGAAACAGATTGAGGAAATCGGCCTTAATCAGAGGGTCGTCGTCAGCGCCAAGCATAAAGATGAAATCATGGGTTATATTTGGATTCAGGAAATTGAAAACGATCTCTCTGATGAAGAGCTTGATTTCTTATATCAGGCTTCCTTTCACGTCGGAAAAATCATTTACAAGAAAAAGCGGCTCAAGCAAGAGAAGGAAGAAGAAGCGGAAGAGCTTTATAAAAGAGCGATAAACGACCAGTTTCAAACGGAGAAAGAACTGAAAGCTGCGGCTGATAAAGCCGGTGTTGTTTTGCCTTCCGTGTTTACCGTCATGGTTCTGCAAGTCGTTGACGGCGAGGATGAGCTGCTTGATGATTTGAAGGAGACGATCAGATCGTATTTAAACTTAAAAGACAACATCAGCCATGTTATAGAGGATCATTCCAACATCGCCATCATTGTCGGCAGCGTCTCGCGTAAGCGTTCAGCCCTAGCTGCGGCTTCTGAGCTGATCAACCGGCTTTTGACGCACCTGCGCTCGCAAATGCTTCCCCTCATTTTCATCGGGGTCGGCAATGAATACAGCAGCATGCTGTCGCTTGGAAAAAGCTACCGGGAGGCCCTGCAGGTCACAAAAGCGGCGGAAATCACGGGAAGCCAGGAACACATTCCTTACGAATACCAAAAGCTTGGGCTTTTCAGATACCTTGACCAAATCGCCGCCAAAAACGATCATCTGCAATATGTGAATTCCGACCTGATGCTGTTGAAAGAAAAGGATAAAGAAAGCCACACTGAATTTTTGCGAACCCTTGAAATTTACCTTGTCAATAACTGCAAAGTCAAACCGTCCGCAGAACAGCTGTTTATCCACCAAAACACGCTGAATTACCGCATTAAACAAATACTGGATATGACGTCGATCGATTTGAATGATTTTAACACGAGGTGTCAATTGTTCATCGATTTGATGCTCATGAAAAAAGCCGGCTATAAATCGTAA
- the putP gene encoding sodium/proline symporter PutP gives MIISIVIYMVGMLYIGYYAYKRTSNLSDYMLGGRTLGPAVTALSAGASDMSGWLLMGLPGAMFATGLSGSWIVIGLVLGAWANWIFVAPRLRSYTEVAGNSITIPAFLENRFHDKSKILRIFSGFIIIIFFTFYVSSGMVSGGVLFNSMFNLEYHTGLWIISGVVVAYTLFGGFLAVSWTDFVQGIIMFIALILVPIVTIIQTGGPSEAFTEIRTIDPNLLNIFKGTSFLGIISLFAWGLGYFGQPHIIVRFMAISSVKETKKARRIGMGWMIFSSVGALLTGLIGLAYYSKKGLHLDDPETIFIQLGNILFHPLITGFLISAILAAVMSTISSQLLVTSSSLTEDLYKTLFKRSATDKELVFIGRLSVLAVSVVGLCLAWTKNNTILGLVSYAWAGFGASFGPVILLSLFWKRMTKWGALAGMVAGALTVIIWARAGLSGFLYEIIPGFAASLLFVYVVSLLTAKPDQQVVEEFDEYKKAI, from the coding sequence TTGATTATTTCAATCGTCATTTATATGGTGGGTATGCTTTATATTGGTTATTACGCGTATAAAAGGACATCAAACCTTTCCGATTATATGCTTGGCGGACGGACGCTCGGCCCCGCTGTTACAGCGCTCAGCGCTGGCGCATCAGACATGAGCGGCTGGCTCTTGATGGGTCTTCCGGGAGCGATGTTTGCCACGGGCCTCAGCGGTTCATGGATCGTAATCGGGCTTGTTCTCGGCGCATGGGCAAACTGGATTTTTGTGGCGCCTCGTTTAAGGTCCTACACTGAAGTAGCGGGTAATTCCATTACAATTCCTGCATTTTTAGAAAACCGCTTTCATGACAAATCAAAGATTCTCCGAATTTTTTCAGGGTTCATTATTATTATCTTCTTTACGTTCTATGTATCATCAGGCATGGTCTCCGGCGGCGTGCTGTTTAACAGCATGTTCAATCTCGAATACCATACTGGCCTTTGGATTATTTCCGGTGTTGTTGTCGCTTACACGCTTTTTGGCGGGTTTTTGGCGGTCAGCTGGACCGACTTTGTCCAAGGCATCATCATGTTTATCGCCTTAATCCTTGTACCAATCGTGACGATTATTCAGACAGGAGGACCGTCTGAAGCCTTTACAGAAATCCGTACAATCGACCCGAACCTTCTCAATATTTTTAAAGGAACGAGCTTCCTCGGCATTATTTCTTTATTTGCATGGGGTCTCGGATACTTTGGACAGCCTCATATTATCGTGCGATTTATGGCGATATCCTCTGTAAAAGAAACAAAAAAAGCGCGTCGAATCGGTATGGGATGGATGATTTTCTCCAGTGTCGGCGCATTGCTGACCGGATTAATCGGACTTGCGTATTATTCGAAGAAAGGGCTTCACTTGGACGACCCGGAAACGATCTTTATTCAATTGGGCAACATTCTGTTTCATCCGCTGATCACAGGCTTTTTGATTTCAGCTATTTTAGCCGCTGTTATGAGTACGATATCCTCTCAGCTGCTTGTCACTTCAAGCTCTTTAACAGAAGATTTGTATAAGACGTTATTCAAACGATCCGCCACTGACAAAGAACTTGTCTTTATCGGCCGCCTCTCTGTGCTAGCCGTATCGGTTGTCGGACTGTGTCTGGCATGGACAAAAAACAATACAATATTGGGGCTTGTCAGCTACGCTTGGGCGGGATTCGGCGCTTCTTTCGGTCCTGTGATTCTCCTGAGCCTATTCTGGAAGAGGATGACGAAATGGGGAGCGCTTGCAGGTATGGTTGCAGGTGCGCTGACCGTTATTATTTGGGCAAGAGCCGGACTTTCCGGATTTCTATATGAAATCATTCCGGGCTTTGCCGCAAGCTTATTGTTTGTCTATGTTGTCAGCCTTCTGACTGCTAAACCGGATCAGCAGGTGGTTGAGGAGTTTGATGAATATAAAAAAGCGATTTGA
- a CDS encoding DUF3147 family protein: MFLIAKIAVSAVLIGIVTEIARKSPEFGGIIAALPLVSLLSLFWLSIQGESAKQLSQFAAGVLWGFPATAVLILIVAVSLKASFPMVLSFLFGICGWGVCLLLQKAVVRAVFG, translated from the coding sequence ATGTTTCTGATCGCCAAAATTGCCGTTTCTGCCGTTTTGATTGGAATTGTAACCGAAATTGCCAGAAAATCGCCCGAATTTGGAGGCATTATCGCCGCGCTTCCGCTTGTCAGTCTGTTAAGCTTATTTTGGCTGAGCATCCAAGGGGAGTCTGCCAAGCAGTTAAGCCAATTTGCCGCAGGCGTGTTATGGGGCTTTCCCGCTACAGCTGTACTCATTCTCATCGTCGCTGTCAGCTTAAAAGCGTCATTTCCGATGGTGCTGTCTTTTCTGTTTGGAATATGCGGATGGGGAGTCTGCTTACTGCTGCAAAAAGCTGTGGTTCGTGCGGTTTTCGGGTGA
- a CDS encoding TIGR03943 family protein has product MFRTFILMFFTFFFFHLHASGNLTKYINMKYAYLSYIAIFLLAILTVVQFYIYVKGTDEKECHDCGCGHDHDHEKDKPFLKRMLIYFVFLFPLCTGLFLPAATLDSNIVKSKGFSFKAIEQPDNYAQTQYLRPDTSIYYGRDGYDELMEKALKKYKGKKQISLKDEDYLKGMETIYNYPGEFLDKTIEFNGFAFKGESINDKQLFVLRFGIIHCIADSGVYGMLVEFPKEMNIKDDQWLHVKGTLSSEYYQPFKSVIPVLKVTDWSKIKQPKDPYVYRTY; this is encoded by the coding sequence ATGTTTCGCACATTCATTTTAATGTTTTTTACGTTTTTCTTTTTTCATCTGCATGCGTCAGGGAATTTAACGAAGTATATCAATATGAAATACGCTTACCTTTCATATATAGCGATTTTTCTGCTGGCCATTCTGACAGTGGTTCAATTCTATATCTATGTGAAAGGAACGGATGAGAAAGAGTGCCATGACTGCGGGTGCGGACATGATCACGATCATGAGAAAGATAAACCTTTCCTGAAAAGAATGCTGATTTATTTCGTGTTTCTTTTCCCATTATGCACCGGGCTTTTTCTTCCGGCGGCAACACTCGATTCGAATATCGTCAAATCGAAAGGCTTTTCATTCAAAGCGATTGAACAGCCTGACAATTACGCCCAGACTCAGTATCTGCGCCCGGATACAAGCATCTATTACGGCCGGGACGGCTACGATGAGCTGATGGAAAAAGCGCTGAAGAAATATAAGGGAAAAAAACAGATTTCCTTAAAAGATGAAGATTATTTGAAGGGTATGGAAACCATCTATAACTATCCCGGAGAATTTCTTGATAAAACGATCGAGTTCAACGGTTTTGCTTTTAAAGGCGAATCGATCAACGACAAACAGCTCTTTGTCCTCCGCTTTGGTATCATTCATTGCATCGCGGATTCGGGCGTCTACGGTATGCTGGTCGAGTTTCCTAAGGAAATGAATATCAAAGACGACCAATGGCTTCATGTGAAAGGGACGCTGTCATCGGAATATTATCAGCCGTTCAAATCTGTGATTCCGGTTTTGAAAGTGACAGATTGGTCAAAAATCAAACAGCCAAAAGATCCGTATGTGTATAGAACCTATTAA
- a CDS encoding permease translates to MASQSFLQLNSIFISILIEAIPFVLIGVFISGLIQMFVTEEMMAKIIPKNRFLAVLSGTFAGVLFPACECGIVPIARRLLLKGVPLHAAVAFMLTAPIINPIVLFSTFIAFGNKWDVVFYRGGLAIAVSVIVGVIISFQFKGTQLLEGDPHGHHHHGHARPSFWKKLGGTLRHAVDEFFSVGKYLIIGAFVAAAMQTYIKTSTLLAIGQNDVSSSLVMMGLSFVLSLCSEVDAFIASSFSSTFSLGSLIAFLVFGAMVDIKNLLMMLGIFRKRFVFVLIAYIAVIVLAGSLLVKG, encoded by the coding sequence GTGGCTTCACAATCCTTTCTGCAGCTCAACTCTATCTTTATCAGTATCTTAATAGAGGCAATTCCATTCGTTTTAATCGGCGTTTTTATATCAGGATTGATTCAAATGTTTGTGACGGAGGAAATGATGGCGAAGATCATCCCGAAGAACCGGTTTCTCGCTGTGCTGTCCGGAACATTTGCCGGTGTCTTGTTTCCGGCTTGTGAATGCGGGATCGTGCCGATCGCCCGGCGTCTGCTTTTAAAAGGCGTTCCGTTGCATGCCGCTGTCGCCTTTATGCTGACGGCTCCGATCATTAACCCGATTGTCTTATTCTCAACGTTTATCGCCTTCGGAAACAAATGGGATGTCGTCTTCTACCGCGGCGGGCTTGCGATTGCGGTTTCTGTTATCGTCGGCGTGATCATCTCTTTTCAATTTAAAGGGACGCAACTGCTTGAAGGAGACCCGCACGGACATCACCACCATGGACATGCCCGGCCATCCTTTTGGAAAAAGCTTGGCGGGACGCTTCGCCATGCGGTCGATGAGTTTTTCTCAGTGGGGAAATACTTGATCATCGGCGCGTTCGTGGCAGCGGCCATGCAGACATATATTAAAACATCGACTCTGTTGGCCATCGGCCAAAATGATGTCTCATCTTCACTCGTCATGATGGGTCTATCGTTTGTTTTATCACTTTGTTCAGAGGTTGATGCCTTTATCGCGTCTTCTTTCAGCAGCACGTTTTCGCTCGGCTCCCTGATCGCTTTTCTCGTCTTCGGCGCAATGGTGGATATCAAAAACCTGCTGATGATGCTCGGCATCTTCAGAAAACGGTTCGTCTTTGTTTTAATCGCCTATATCGCTGTCATCGTCTTGGCCGGATCACTTTTGGTAAAGGGGTGA
- a CDS encoding amino acid ABC transporter permease has protein sequence MGTIQWEYIFNAELAAKSFPYVIQGIWNTLLISFVSMFAGLVLGFFVALGRMSGLALLRWPARIYISFMRGVPILVILFMLYFGFPYVGIQFTALTAAILGFSINSAAYIAEIIRSALSSVDRGQWDAAKSIGYSYPQTLRHIIVPQSVRIALPPLTNVMLDLIKASSLAAMITVPELFQQAKIVGGREFDYMTMYILAALIYWGICSAVGLLQDYLEKRHAVYVRK, from the coding sequence GTGGGCACGATTCAATGGGAGTATATTTTCAACGCAGAATTGGCTGCTAAATCATTCCCTTATGTGATCCAGGGCATATGGAATACGCTCTTGATTTCCTTTGTGAGCATGTTTGCCGGACTGGTTCTCGGCTTTTTCGTCGCGCTGGGCCGGATGTCTGGGCTCGCGCTGCTGCGGTGGCCGGCAAGGATCTACATTTCATTTATGAGAGGCGTTCCGATATTGGTCATTCTGTTTATGTTGTATTTCGGCTTTCCTTATGTAGGCATTCAATTCACTGCGCTGACCGCTGCCATCCTCGGCTTCAGCATCAACAGCGCCGCTTACATCGCCGAAATTATCCGTTCAGCCTTATCTTCGGTGGACAGAGGCCAGTGGGACGCTGCAAAATCGATCGGCTATTCCTACCCGCAGACGTTGCGGCACATCATTGTCCCCCAATCCGTCAGAATCGCTCTGCCGCCTCTGACGAACGTCATGCTTGACCTTATTAAAGCATCTTCTCTCGCCGCCATGATCACGGTGCCCGAATTATTTCAGCAGGCGAAAATCGTCGGCGGCCGGGAGTTCGACTATATGACGATGTATATATTGGCAGCCTTGATTTATTGGGGCATTTGCTCAGCCGTCGGTTTGCTTCAGGATTACTTGGAAAAACGCCATGCCGTATATGTAAGAAAATAG
- a CDS encoding transporter substrate-binding domain-containing protein, giving the protein MAFAIITAACSTAQHEAEQEKTAWDGIKEKGKIVVATSGTLYPTSYHDTDSGKDKLTGYEVEVVREAAKRLDLDVEFKEMGFDGMLAAVGSGQVDAAANDITMTEDRKKKFLFTAPYKYSYGTAIVRKKDLSGIHRLEDLKGKKAAGAATTVYMDIARQYGAEEVIYDNATNEQYLKDVANGRTDVILNDYYLQKLALAAMPDLDLTIHPDLKYYPHQQGMIIKKGNKELKKQFDKVIKDMLKDGTIKKISKQFFGDADVSKKPDLDYTDVDVNK; this is encoded by the coding sequence ATGGCGTTTGCTATTATAACCGCTGCTTGCAGCACAGCTCAACATGAGGCTGAACAGGAAAAGACAGCCTGGGATGGAATCAAAGAAAAGGGAAAAATCGTTGTTGCGACTTCCGGAACCCTTTATCCCACTTCATATCATGACACGGATTCCGGCAAGGATAAACTGACGGGGTATGAAGTGGAAGTCGTGCGCGAAGCTGCGAAACGGCTCGATTTGGATGTCGAGTTTAAAGAGATGGGCTTTGACGGCATGCTGGCGGCGGTTGGCAGCGGCCAAGTCGACGCGGCAGCCAACGATATCACGATGACGGAAGACCGCAAGAAAAAATTCTTGTTCACAGCACCTTATAAATACTCTTATGGTACGGCAATCGTCCGCAAAAAAGATTTATCAGGCATTCATAGATTGGAAGACTTAAAAGGGAAAAAAGCCGCCGGCGCTGCCACGACCGTTTACATGGATATCGCCCGCCAATACGGGGCTGAAGAAGTGATCTATGATAATGCAACAAACGAACAATACTTAAAAGACGTGGCCAACGGCAGGACTGACGTCATTTTAAACGACTATTACTTACAGAAATTGGCGCTTGCCGCAATGCCTGACTTGGATTTGACGATTCATCCCGATCTTAAATATTATCCGCATCAGCAAGGGATGATCATCAAAAAAGGCAACAAAGAGCTTAAAAAACAATTCGACAAAGTCATCAAGGACATGCTGAAAGACGGTACAATCAAAAAGATTTCAAAACAATTCTTTGGTGATGCCGATGTTTCAAAAAAACCCGATCTCGACTATACTGACGTCGATGTAAACAAATAG